The region GTTTTTCCAAATTTACAGCTGGACACAGTAACAGGAAAATAGTCTTCTGAATGGATGCTGAATTGTTCAATGTCGACCTCAACGCTGTGGTTACCAAGTTGAGCACGTGGGTTGGCAACTTTCGCCGAGAGATTACTTGTGCCATATGGATCGGATGTATACAAAAAGCACATTCCTGAGTTCTGAATCTGAAGTTGCTGGCATGGCAAATTGAGGGCGGAGGCTTCAAACTGCATGCGCTTAATTTCAGCACTGTAAATTCTTCCTTCATTGATCCACACTTCGGGATAATCCTGTGCTTTGTACTTGACTAAAACGTCTGCTAAGGCGGAGATGTCTATTGCGCTTGTTGAGCTGATGTCAATAATCTGAAATGCAATTTCAGGGACTTCAAGCATACATGTTCGAGTCATGCCATACAAGCCAAAGCCAGTGTTTATGTGGTCTACTTTCCCTTCTGATGTCCTGTAAGTGATTATTGTGATGGAGCAATTAGCCTTCTTCTCCTTTAATGCAATAACCACTTGGCGTAATGCCTCACAGCACCTTACTGAGTATTTCACCACTTTATCTGGTAAAGTTTCATTCAGTTTttggattccccacagatacagaacaTCATGGTAGCCCTGAAGCTCCAGGTTAATTTTATTTTGGGCACGGCGGTCTGTTCTCTTTGCTGTCAGCATTTTGTCCCAGTCCTGATAGGGAACAAATCTAGATTCACTGTGCAAGTAATTCTTGAGTCGCTGCGCTATTCCAAATTTGTCAGCAAATACCACCACTCTGGGTGCTTTGGGTAAATTCTGCATTGTTTGATCAGAGGTTATTTCTTTCCACTTATTTTCAAACAATAGATCATTTTCTTCTCTGGGAATGTCCTTTACAAAGGGGATCTGAACGCCTTTCAGTTCTGCCAAAACAGAGCCGTGTTTATCTGCAAAGCACCCACAGAACTCCATGTAATTCTCTGTGGACTTGCTTGTTTTCAAATATATGATCATTTCCTCTTCCAAAGGTCTAGCAACTACAAGGCTGTTTATGCCAGAAAGAGGCATCACTTTGGTCTTGGAAATAGTCATAGCCAGAAGTCCTGTCATTTGCAGAAAACACTCCAAGAGTACTGGATGGATATAATACTCATACATGTCTTCTGACGTCTGTCCCTTCACTTTTACGGTTGTTACAGCTTCTTTCAGCTCTTCACAATAATAAACATCATTTAGCTGTCTGAAAGTAGGACCATAGAAGAATCCAAGGTGTGACAATTCCTCATAGACTTCATCCTTGCTAACAACAGCCGTACACCTCTGAAAAATGTCTTGAAGGCAAATGATCTTTTCTTCAATTGATGTCTCAGGATTCTTTGTGACTTGTCCTGAGACATGAACTGTACTAGCTGATCCAGATAGTATCCTGAATTCTGACAATCTTTGTGATTCCACCTTTATCTTTAAATCATGGGAACTTTCTTTTAAAGCACACGGTGCAGCAAAATTTATATTCAACTGATTGAGACTTAAGGGTGCTTTTGGTCTTGTGCAACTCATCACAGCTGCCAGAGCAAGTTCCACAAAAAAGCTACCAGGAACCAAAGCAACACCATGGTTCTTGTGTTCATACAAACATGGGGTCAGGGCTGGAGAGATTGAACAAATGAATTCTGTGCTGTCATTGTTTGTACTGCAAATTAAGGGATGCCTCGAGCTTGCAGCTCTGTGAGTTGCTTGTTGCGTAGTGTTCAGCCGTGACATGAGGTTTTTGTGATCAAACTGATACCTGGGATAGGGTGATGGTACACTTTGATACCCTTCATAGAAGTGCTGCCAGTTGACGTTCCATCCCATTTCAAACAGATCTTTCATCAGATTAAGAAGTGCGGTGTATTCCGTATCTGTCTGCAAGGAAGGTAAAACTCTGGTTTGTTTTCCTAAAGTTTCAGTAATGTATGTCTGCAATGCTTCATGAGGACCTATTTCTATGAATACAATCTTTTCCTTGTCTTTTGCAGAAGTTATTATGGCCTGTGCAAAAGAAACAGGGTCTCGAATCTGTCTAGCCCAGTAATTGCCTGTCACAAAGTCACCCTCTGAAGCAGCCTTCCCTGTTGCTGTGGAAATTAGATTAATTTCTGACTTCCTGCCTTCTAATTCTGATAGACTGGCTGCCAACTCTGACAGTACTGGGTCCATCATGTGGCTGTGATATGCAGCTGGCACATTTAGaccatggaaaaaaatgttttgtttgctGAAATGTTCAGCTAAGTCCTTCTGAAGAGAATCGATGGACTCTGCATCACCCGACAATGTACAACACTGAGGACTGTTGAATGCGGCCATGCAGACCTTGCCTGAGTATGCCCCAAGGGCCCCCGACACCTCTCCCACTAGGACGTTACCCACAACCAGCATCCTGCCTCCCGGGACCATAGCCTGCAGCCTGCTCCTGTGATAGATGACTTTGACGGCGTCTTCCAAGGAAATACAGCCAGCAAAATGGGCAGCAGCCACCTCGCCAACTGAATAGCCAACCACAGCTGTTGGTGTCACTCCCCAGTGTTGCAGAAGAGTAACCAAGGCCACCTGCAGCGTGAAGAGTAAGGGCTGGGCAATTTCAGACCTGGATAAATCCTCATGTTCATTTTCTGTTAATTTCATAATTCTGGGTGAGAGTTGCTGAAATAATTGTTTGATTTCAAGACATTTGTCTCTGAATACTGGCTCGCATCTTATTAGGGTTTTGCAGATCCCATTGAAATTCAAATCGTTACCAGAGAACACAAAAACCAGTTGCGGAGGCCTCTTTGCTGGAACAATTTCTATTCCAGCTGCAGATGTAAGTTGTTGTTCCAGGTGCTGGAGAGAGGACGCCACAAAGGCTTTTCTGCACTTGTGGTTTCTGTGgcttcttctgcatgcagaggtaTAGGCCAGGCTTGGGAGGGTTACTGAGCCACCTGCACTGATGTGCCTAGCAGTGTCTTCCATTGTCCTTCTGAGAGAACAGCCTGAAGCTGCAGAGATGACAAACAGCTCAACAGGTCTTTTGACTGGAGGAAGAACCTGGGTTTGCTTAACCTGCTGGACAACCACATGGGCGTTGGTCCCGCCAAATCCAAAACAGTTGATCCCGGCTACTCTGCCCAAGTCGCCAGAGTCATCCCACCTCTCGACCATTGTGGGAATGGAGAGATTTAATTCCTCTGTATTTATGCTGCTGTTGGTCTCCGAGAAGTGCAAGGATGGAACAATCTTCCCATGGTGCATCATCAGGAGCACTTTGATTAGCCCAGCTGCCCCAGAAGCGGACTCCGTGTGCCCAATGTTCCCTTTAACGGAGCCCATCTTGAGAGGGGGCACTTGAGGAGACCTCTTTTTGCCAATGACATTGCCTAGGCTTTCTGCCTCAGTGGCATCTTCTGAAGGGTTTCCTGTGCCATGTGCTTCAATATACTGCACAGCTGAGGGATCAACACATGCTGGATAAATGCTGAGCAGTAACTTTTCTTGTTCTTCACGAGATGATTTGATGTCTGTGGCTCCTCCATTCTGATTGACTGCAGTGGTGCTGATGACACCCCATATTTTGTTGAAGTCTTCTTGTGCCTGTTTTGGGGGAGAAAGGTAAAGATACATTTATGCTACTGTGCATGGTTAATTATTTCAGCATTTTGTGTATCTTTGTTTCATACTGGACATCCTAGAAAGGCTATGTGGCTTTATATTGTCACGGATACTGGCTGCCTCATTATTTGCTGCAGACTGATAGTTTAATAATTTGCAATTTGCTGCAGGTTGATAGTTTAGGGTGCttggctgattttttttctttatcaatGAGAACTTATGGTTAGGAGACAGTCTCTTGATAGTTGGGAATCTCTTTGTGGTTTTGAATGTGATCCTGATCAGAACTTGAAGACACAAAGAAGGAGATAAATGGCGTGACATAGTGTTGGGCTAATTTGGAGACTGAGAGTGATCAAGCTGTGAGTTGGTGGAAGGTGGAGCAACCTTTGATCTGCTGTCTCAAAGGAATGCCTCCTTGCTTCCACTTATGCCCTGCTTGTAtacttgtaaataaagcaaagatTACAACGACACACCAAGTCTCTGTTGCTCCCTTATCCAAAGGAAACTAGAGCTGGTTCAAAATTTCTCCCTACTTGAAGAAATAGGGAGCACTATATAAACACCTTACCTTTTTCAGGGGCTTTAACAAAAGCACGCCGCAGCCTTCTCCTCTTCCATAACCATCTGCCTGTCGAGAGAAGGGCTTACTGATTCCGTCAGGAGATATCATGGTTGCTTTACTCAGAGATACAAATTTCCAGGGATCCATGATGCAGTTCACTCCTCCACAGAGAACTGATTCACAGTCTCCTGCATCAAATGTACAAAACAATCTGGAAGTCATGAAAAGTGGAAAAACGGCACGATCTTCACCTGGCCAAAGAAGTTGCTTTTCTATGACATGGTAATTTCTCTGGACAGCACCTGGGATCAAATCAGAAGTGACCTAACCACATGAACAACACttccatggggtgtgtgtgtgtgcctgtcctcttcagtcatcagagggggccctgttggttgtgtcgccattaagagaggtgagggggatggcagtcagaaatagggccttctcggtggtgacgcctgtattgtggaattccctcccctttcagttgagaacagctccttcattgttaaccttccagtgaggcctgaaaacgtttttattccagcaagcctttgatgtctgatggctgcttttaattgtt is a window of Tiliqua scincoides isolate rTilSci1 chromosome 5, rTilSci1.hap2, whole genome shotgun sequence DNA encoding:
- the LOC136651326 gene encoding phthioceranic/hydroxyphthioceranic acid synthase-like, producing the protein MASEDEIAIVGIGCNFPGGEGIDCFWKVLEDGRNCTTEIPPERFSMRVWHDPHYNEPGKMHTTHAALLDELNAFDNKLFGINNEEAKCMDPQQKLLLECTYRALENAGVATENISGTKTGVFVGLTNRDYESITDRAVSETNQYGGTGATMSTAANRISFTFNLTGPSLTIDTACSSFLTALHFACTAIKQGDCESVLCGGVNCIMDPWKFVSLSKATMISPDGISKPFSRQADGYGRGEGCGVLLLKPLKKAQEDFNKIWGVISTTAVNQNGGATDIKSSREEQEKLLLSIYPACVDPSAVQYIEAHGTGNPSEDATEAESLGNVIGKKRSPQVPPLKMGSVKGNIGHTESASGAAGLIKVLLMMHHGKIVPSLHFSETNSSINTEELNLSIPTMVERWDDSGDLGRVAGINCFGFGGTNAHVVVQQVKQTQVLPPVKRPVELFVISAASGCSLRRTMEDTARHISAGGSVTLPSLAYTSACRRSHRNHKCRKAFVASSLQHLEQQLTSAAGIEIVPAKRPPQLVFVFSGNDLNFNGICKTLIRCEPVFRDKCLEIKQLFQQLSPRIMKLTENEHEDLSRSEIAQPLLFTLQVALVTLLQHWGVTPTAVVGYSVGEVAAAHFAGCISLEDAVKVIYHRSRLQAMVPGGRMLVVGNVLVGEVSGALGAYSGKVCMAAFNSPQCCTLSGDAESIDSLQKDLAEHFSKQNIFFHGLNVPAAYHSHMMDPVLSELAASLSELEGRKSEINLISTATGKAASEGDFVTGNYWARQIRDPVSFAQAIITSAKDKEKIVFIEIGPHEALQTYITETLGKQTRVLPSLQTDTEYTALLNLMKDLFEMGWNVNWQHFYEGYQSVPSPYPRYQFDHKNLMSRLNTTQQATHRAASSRHPLICSTNNDSTEFICSISPALTPCLYEHKNHGVALVPGSFFVELALAAVMSCTRPKAPLSLNQLNINFAAPCALKESSHDLKIKVESQRLSEFRILSGSASTVHVSGQVTKNPETSIEEKIICLQDIFQRCTAVVSKDEVYEELSHLGFFYGPTFRQLNDVYYCEELKEAVTTVKVKGQTSEDMYEYYIHPVLLECFLQMTGLLAMTISKTKVMPLSGINSLVVARPLEEEMIIYLKTSKSTENYMEFCGCFADKHGSVLAELKGVQIPFVKDIPREENDLLFENKWKEITSDQTMQNLPKAPRVVVFADKFGIAQRLKNYLHSESRFVPYQDWDKMLTAKRTDRRAQNKINLELQGYHDVLYLWGIQKLNETLPDKVVKYSVRCCEALRQVVIALKEKKANCSITIITYRTSEGKVDHINTGFGLYGMTRTCMLEVPEIAFQIIDISSTSAIDISALADVLVKYKAQDYPEVWINEGRIYSAEIKRMQFEASALNLPCQQLQIQNSGMCFLYTSDPYGTSNLSAKVANPRAQLGNHSVEVDIEQFSIHSEDYFPVTVSSCKFGKTLYWNSHTIDQHKLLALDFTGTVTATGAEVKKVKVGDHIVSCYPVPAASRVVIPETVCFNTQKFPCFRNMPCLSFFWVAREVLHRTLPMPRHGEMLGVISTEPESVLCKVLNLSAQEVGWKTIMTSHLTGLWQRVNQCHALIFLPPLNGIFKESLTCLFHLRDIVLVYGNEQPECLRHLIGSDNENIHIRPVNLVHIFQKASLIQTHKEISWWLKSMNTKQLKHLTFSPFQQAGKSERSVTAPSYFNCKSIPVAVLKSEGSETSDIPVTEPGNRLFKQNAVYIVTGEFTGLGFETVKFVAQNGGGRIVILLPEKLSPEMQKEVNALQDHCEWCRIISLQCNVIFSSEVEKAIKSISKIFPSCPIKGVFHTALVLHDGCLESLTMSHFEEVLNPKVAGALNLHCAMQGRKLDHFVCYSSFSSFLGHATQSNDAAANSFLDLFCHYRRNSGCSGQSINWGPLQLPGLQDQQHFQNMLQTQGVGVLQVNDIHEYLKRILILNNPQQAVIKLNFQSLAHVLSQNLSLRSRFFSLVSEETSSDTPFQKSSLGEPVDYIISLLKSLSDTNPSELSVGTPLSSLGIDSTVAFTLQNRILMERGVEIPLVKLLDPHSTVLTLILHLKENLETINSHVAEESDAGSWL